In one Arenibacter antarcticus genomic region, the following are encoded:
- a CDS encoding DUF4294 domain-containing protein gives MLVLLCVLLGFMGFSQVPEEPLDSLSQHYIIMEGDSVMQSSIALNEVFIFGKLKFSSYNDKLRYYILRRKTIKVYPYAKLAAERLVELNDSLVYIKKNRHKRKFTRNVQKFIEDEFSEELKKLTRTEGQILVKLIYRQTGTTAFDLVKELRSGWRAFWYNTTAKMFSISIKEEFHPDAIHEDYLIEDILQRAFADFSLERQPSVLEFDYATLSNIWKDKAQTKE, from the coding sequence ATGTTAGTATTGTTATGTGTGTTGTTAGGGTTTATGGGGTTTTCCCAGGTTCCCGAAGAACCTTTAGATTCCCTTTCCCAACATTATATTATTATGGAGGGGGATTCTGTAATGCAAAGTTCAATAGCCTTAAATGAAGTATTTATATTCGGAAAGCTTAAATTCTCTTCCTATAATGATAAGCTGCGCTATTATATTTTGAGGCGTAAGACAATTAAGGTATACCCATATGCTAAATTGGCTGCAGAAAGGCTGGTGGAATTGAACGATAGTTTGGTGTACATTAAAAAGAATAGACATAAGAGAAAATTTACCCGCAATGTTCAAAAGTTTATCGAGGATGAGTTTTCTGAGGAATTAAAAAAGCTGACACGTACCGAAGGACAGATATTGGTAAAATTGATTTATAGGCAAACGGGGACGACCGCTTTTGATCTTGTAAAGGAATTGCGCAGTGGATGGCGCGCGTTCTGGTATAATACCACGGCGAAAATGTTCAGTATAAGTATAAAGGAAGAGTTTCATCCAGATGCAATTCATGAGGATTATTTAATAGAGGATATTTTGCAACGAGCTTTTGCCGATTTCAGTTTGGAAAGACAGCCCTCTGTGCTGGAGTTTGATTATGCCACCCTGAGTAATATTTGGAAAGACAAGGCTCAAACTAAGGAGTAG
- a CDS encoding M42 family metallopeptidase — MSTKKILTKKSTDFLEKYLNNASPTGYEWEGQKLWMDYIKPYVDTFITDTYGTAVGVINPDAKYKVVIEGHSDEISWYVNYITDNGLIYVIRNGGSDHQIAPSKWVNIHTKKGIVKGVFGWPAIHTRDSSKEEPPKLDNIFIDVGAKDKAEVEKLGVHVGCVITYPDQFHILNEDKFVCRAIDNRIGGFMIAEVARLLHENKKVLPFGLYITNSVQEEIGLRGAEMITHTIKPNIAIVTDVCHDTTTPMIEKKKQGHTEIGAGPVISYAPAVQNKLRERIIETAEANKIPFQRMASSRYTGTDTDAFAYSNGGVASALISLPLRYMHTTVETVHKDDVENVIRLIYECLLNIKEGETFSYFE; from the coding sequence ATGAGCACAAAGAAGATTCTTACCAAAAAATCGACCGATTTTTTAGAAAAATACCTAAATAACGCTTCCCCCACCGGCTATGAATGGGAAGGACAGAAATTATGGATGGATTATATAAAACCTTATGTAGATACTTTCATCACCGACACCTATGGCACCGCAGTAGGAGTGATAAATCCGGATGCAAAATACAAGGTAGTTATTGAAGGGCATTCCGATGAGATTTCTTGGTATGTTAACTACATTACAGACAATGGACTTATATATGTAATCCGAAACGGTGGTAGCGACCATCAGATTGCACCTTCCAAATGGGTGAACATTCACACCAAAAAAGGGATTGTGAAAGGGGTATTTGGATGGCCTGCCATCCACACCAGAGACAGCTCTAAGGAGGAACCTCCAAAATTGGACAATATATTTATAGACGTGGGCGCCAAGGACAAGGCCGAAGTGGAGAAATTAGGAGTACATGTAGGTTGCGTCATTACCTATCCAGACCAATTTCACATTCTGAATGAAGATAAGTTTGTCTGTCGTGCAATAGACAATCGAATCGGTGGTTTTATGATCGCAGAAGTTGCAAGGTTATTGCATGAAAACAAAAAGGTATTGCCTTTTGGACTGTATATTACCAATTCCGTACAGGAGGAAATTGGACTCCGAGGTGCCGAAATGATTACCCATACCATTAAGCCTAACATTGCCATTGTAACCGATGTGTGTCACGACACCACAACACCCATGATCGAGAAAAAGAAACAAGGCCATACTGAAATTGGTGCAGGTCCTGTGATTTCTTATGCCCCTGCGGTACAAAACAAACTTCGGGAACGAATCATTGAGACTGCTGAAGCCAACAAGATTCCATTTCAACGGATGGCCTCTTCAAGATATACCGGCACGGACACGGATGCCTTTGCCTATAGTAACGGCGGGGTGGCTTCGGCTTTAATATCCCTACCGCTAAGATATATGCACACCACCGTAGAAACAGTACATAAAGATGATGTTGAAAATGTAATTCGATTGATTTACGAATGTTTATTAAACATAAAAGAAGGGGAAACCTTTAGCTATTTTGAATAG
- a CDS encoding NUDIX domain-containing protein, with product MDELIDILDAQGNYTGKTTMRSEAHKKGLFHPSIHVWLYTKNTEVLIQQRARNKDTHPGLWDVSVAGHIGAGEDIVDSAIREVKEEIGVDLLEKELQKIGVFKYSYLHRKDLLDCEFHHTFLSELKVPFSALKRQESEVDDLGLISIPTFRKELESNVISRKYVPYEMEYYDFVLNAIQTRL from the coding sequence ATGGATGAATTAATAGACATATTGGATGCTCAAGGTAATTACACCGGTAAAACGACCATGAGATCCGAAGCTCACAAAAAGGGGTTATTTCACCCTAGTATCCATGTATGGCTATATACCAAAAATACGGAGGTGCTAATTCAACAACGAGCCAGAAATAAAGACACCCACCCTGGACTTTGGGATGTTTCGGTAGCCGGACATATTGGCGCGGGTGAGGATATAGTGGATTCAGCCATCAGGGAAGTAAAGGAGGAGATAGGAGTTGACCTCTTAGAAAAGGAATTACAAAAAATAGGAGTATTTAAATACAGCTACCTGCATCGCAAGGATTTATTGGACTGCGAATTCCACCATACTTTTTTAAGTGAATTGAAAGTACCCTTTTCAGCACTTAAAAGGCAAGAAAGCGAAGTAGACGACCTTGGCCTAATTTCTATTCCTACCTTCCGTAAGGAATTGGAAAGCAATGTGATTTCCAGAAAATACGTTCCTTACGAAATGGAATACTATGACTTTGTTCTAAATGCTATACAAACGAGGTTATAA
- the hisS gene encoding histidine--tRNA ligase — translation MAQKPSIPKGTRDFSPSEVNKRNYIFDLIKKHFQTFGFQPIETPSFENSETLMGKYGDEGDRLIFKILNSGDFLNKVGDDLYAGKDSSAITSKISEKALRYDLTVPFARYVVMHQNEISFPFKRYQIQPVWRADRPQKGRFREFFQCDADVVGSNSLLQEVELVQLYDAVFTDLKLEGVTIKLNNRKILAGIAEVIGERDKLIDFTVALDKLDKIGIEGVSKEMREKGISDTAIEKAAPLFSLTGTNLEQLAILGNLLNESEEGSKGVAELTFIVETLEELGLQSANLKIDVTLARGLNYYTGAIFEVAAPEGVSMGSIGGGGRYDDLTGIFGLKEVSGVGISFGLDRIYLVLEELELFPEAIDQSLQVLCVNFGEKEALASLKLVNLLRKAGIKSDLYPSSAKMQKQMKYANNREVPYVVLIGEQELTNNSFVVKDMVQGGQETYNLDRPEEFFNKL, via the coding sequence ATGGCACAAAAACCATCTATACCTAAAGGAACAAGGGATTTTTCCCCATCCGAAGTCAATAAGAGAAATTATATTTTTGATTTGATCAAAAAGCATTTCCAAACCTTTGGTTTTCAACCTATAGAAACTCCCTCCTTTGAAAACTCGGAAACCCTAATGGGGAAATACGGCGATGAAGGAGACCGATTAATTTTTAAGATTCTCAATTCTGGGGATTTCTTGAATAAGGTTGGCGATGATTTATATGCTGGGAAGGACTCAAGTGCTATTACTTCAAAAATTTCCGAAAAGGCACTTCGCTATGATCTTACTGTGCCCTTTGCCCGTTATGTGGTAATGCACCAAAATGAGATCAGCTTTCCTTTTAAAAGATATCAGATCCAGCCCGTATGGCGGGCCGATAGGCCACAAAAAGGTAGGTTTCGTGAATTTTTCCAGTGCGATGCCGATGTAGTAGGGTCCAATTCGTTGTTGCAGGAGGTAGAACTGGTGCAGTTGTACGATGCGGTTTTTACGGATTTGAAGTTGGAAGGAGTAACCATAAAGCTGAACAATAGAAAGATATTAGCAGGAATCGCAGAGGTTATTGGGGAACGCGATAAATTGATTGATTTTACCGTTGCTTTGGATAAATTGGACAAAATTGGGATAGAGGGCGTTTCTAAGGAAATGCGAGAAAAAGGTATTTCCGATACGGCCATTGAAAAAGCGGCTCCCTTATTTTCACTTACAGGAACCAATTTGGAGCAGCTTGCAATTCTAGGTAATCTATTAAATGAATCAGAAGAGGGGAGTAAAGGGGTAGCAGAACTGACTTTTATTGTTGAAACATTGGAAGAATTAGGATTGCAATCTGCCAATTTAAAGATCGATGTTACCTTGGCAAGGGGTCTTAATTATTATACAGGGGCCATATTTGAAGTTGCCGCTCCTGAAGGGGTTAGTATGGGCTCTATCGGTGGCGGTGGTCGGTATGATGATCTTACCGGAATCTTTGGTCTTAAGGAGGTTAGTGGGGTAGGAATATCCTTCGGTTTGGACCGTATTTATTTGGTGCTGGAGGAACTGGAGCTTTTTCCAGAGGCAATTGACCAATCCTTACAAGTGCTCTGTGTTAATTTTGGGGAAAAGGAAGCATTGGCCTCCTTGAAACTTGTTAATCTTCTTAGGAAGGCTGGAATTAAAAGTGATCTTTATCCATCAAGTGCCAAAATGCAGAAACAAATGAAATATGCCAATAATAGGGAAGTTCCTTATGTGGTGTTAATCGGGGAGCAGGAATTGACCAATAATTCGTTTGTGGTCAAGGATATGGTCCAAGGAGGTCAGGAAACATATAACTTGGATAGGCCAGAGGAGTTTTTTAACAAGTTATAA
- a CDS encoding DUF6495 family protein has translation MKYTRLTKEQLEELKQEFINFLATQSITGTEWEKIKKEKPEVAEEELDVFSDLIWEGVLSKVQFLENVSAQNMHFFHLQEKEMKLISVKVMNPDIDLRTKEGFAWFKKNYQSDFVDYLTASKAYSEDKNLDKFNLIKQGAVITKGELYQWFDDLIG, from the coding sequence ATGAAATACACAAGACTAACCAAGGAACAACTGGAGGAACTGAAACAAGAGTTTATAAATTTTTTGGCTACCCAATCCATTACTGGAACCGAATGGGAGAAGATAAAGAAGGAGAAACCTGAAGTAGCGGAAGAAGAATTGGATGTTTTTAGCGACCTTATCTGGGAAGGTGTATTGTCTAAAGTGCAGTTTCTTGAAAATGTATCTGCTCAAAACATGCATTTTTTTCACTTGCAGGAAAAGGAAATGAAGCTTATATCGGTAAAAGTGATGAATCCTGATATCGATTTAAGGACCAAAGAAGGCTTTGCATGGTTCAAGAAAAATTATCAATCCGATTTTGTGGATTATTTAACCGCTTCCAAAGCGTATTCGGAAGATAAAAATTTAGACAAGTTTAATTTAATAAAACAGGGAGCTGTGATTACCAAGGGTGAGCTATACCAATGGTTTGATGATTTAATAGGTTGA
- a CDS encoding carboxypeptidase regulatory-like domain-containing protein, translated as MKLSIKRKLLLTTAFVYGSLLLSAQVTTSNIRGLVLDDSNEPLFGANIVALHTPTGTRFGTITNEDGRFNLLNLRVGGPYEVTISYIGFKTQTDNDIFLTLGKTQNLEVVLVTDSQALQEVIVVSDRAGGTFGSDRTGAETSVGSRELTRLPTISRSASDFTRLEPTASGNSFGGRNDQYNNFSLDGAIFNNPFGLDAPTPGGQTDAQPISLDAIDQIQVATAPYDVTQSGFTGASINAVTKSGTNEFHGTAYGFYRNEDLTGGKVRGEEVVKPALKQNQYGFSLGGPIVKNKLFFFMNFEKDERDDLGTNGWVPNNGSGAINESRVKESDLMAVQSALSALGYDTGSYEGFTFGAKSTKGIFKLDWNINDSNRLALIYNFLDASKEKPAHPTAIASRGPNFATLQFRNSGYEINNKLNSLQLELNSSLSDEATNKLQVGYSHFDDFRNPFSKPAPVITIQDGNGSNYIIAGHEPFSINNQLDQQVFQLTNNLSFFKGNHTYTVGFSFEKFEFKNSFNLTNYESFNFGIFPYYGLFNPYPSVQEFLDNAQAGGVVEKYLAATQNEFSTSNAAGVGEDGGWKLSELNVGQMAFYIQDEWNATENFKLTYGIRADRPLYFNTSKLIQKFINTENGAVRDNSVPYFNPNTGDEVFLNSTTMPTNEWLISPRLGFNWDVKDDRSTQFRGGTGVFTGRLPFVWLGNQVSGADDGFFQVVDPDFKFPQVWRTNLGLDKRFGIGIIGTLDVSYTKDINAAHVQNWGLRNPSGTLNAPGDNRPVYAAADKENNAYVFTNSDKGRIWNVALKAQKTFSSGFYTSLAYSYLNAKDVNSIEAEITGDAFDFNPNLGNANKDVLAYSKYGDTHRFIGVASRQFKYGGETWATTLSTFFEYAQGGRYNYTYAGNINGDSSSQNNDLLYIPTSSEVNLMQFSGVGQAEAFEAYIQQDNYLKDHRGEYMERYGALAPWRGRWDLKLLQDYNFKVAGDKTNTIQFSIDVLNVGNLINSDWGIIQQPNNISPIGVTVDPGTNTPTYTFDNTVVKTYGYDASLLSRWQAQVGLRYIF; from the coding sequence ATGAAACTTTCTATTAAAAGAAAACTACTGTTGACCACAGCTTTTGTCTACGGTAGCCTACTGTTATCTGCACAGGTTACAACCTCTAATATCCGCGGTTTAGTATTGGACGATTCCAATGAACCGTTATTTGGTGCCAATATTGTGGCTCTACATACGCCCACCGGAACAAGATTCGGCACCATAACCAATGAAGACGGTAGGTTTAATCTTTTAAACCTAAGGGTGGGAGGGCCATACGAAGTAACCATTTCCTATATTGGCTTTAAGACTCAGACCGATAACGATATTTTCCTTACCCTTGGTAAAACACAAAACTTAGAAGTTGTTTTGGTTACAGATAGTCAGGCCCTGCAAGAGGTGATCGTAGTATCCGATCGTGCCGGCGGAACCTTTGGTAGCGATAGGACCGGGGCCGAGACCAGCGTAGGTAGTCGCGAACTTACCAGACTGCCCACTATTTCAAGATCAGCTTCAGATTTCACTAGATTGGAACCTACTGCCAGTGGTAATTCCTTTGGTGGGCGTAATGATCAGTACAATAATTTTTCGTTGGATGGGGCTATTTTTAACAATCCCTTTGGTTTGGATGCTCCTACTCCTGGGGGCCAAACGGACGCCCAACCTATTTCCTTGGATGCCATTGATCAGATTCAGGTGGCTACCGCACCCTATGATGTAACCCAATCTGGTTTCACCGGTGCCTCTATAAATGCAGTAACCAAAAGTGGTACCAATGAATTTCATGGGACTGCCTACGGATTTTATAGAAACGAGGATTTAACGGGTGGTAAAGTAAGGGGAGAAGAAGTAGTAAAGCCTGCCCTTAAACAAAATCAATACGGTTTTAGTCTTGGAGGACCTATAGTTAAGAATAAATTGTTCTTTTTTATGAATTTTGAAAAGGACGAAAGAGATGATTTAGGGACCAATGGATGGGTGCCCAATAACGGGTCAGGAGCTATCAATGAATCTAGGGTTAAGGAAAGTGATCTAATGGCGGTGCAATCTGCCTTATCTGCATTGGGTTATGATACCGGGAGTTATGAAGGTTTTACTTTTGGTGCCAAATCCACTAAAGGGATTTTTAAGTTGGATTGGAATATAAATGATAGTAATCGGTTGGCGTTGATTTACAATTTCTTGGATGCGTCCAAGGAAAAACCGGCACATCCTACTGCAATTGCATCACGTGGACCTAATTTCGCCACCTTGCAATTTCGGAATTCTGGATATGAGATCAATAATAAATTGAATTCACTTCAATTGGAGTTAAACTCTAGCCTATCCGATGAAGCTACTAATAAATTACAAGTTGGGTATTCCCATTTTGACGATTTTAGAAACCCTTTTTCCAAGCCAGCTCCTGTAATCACAATACAGGATGGTAACGGTTCCAATTATATTATTGCAGGACATGAGCCGTTCTCCATCAATAATCAATTGGATCAACAAGTATTTCAGTTGACCAATAACCTAAGCTTTTTTAAAGGTAACCATACCTATACCGTTGGATTTTCCTTTGAAAAATTTGAATTCAAAAACTCTTTCAACCTTACCAATTACGAATCTTTTAATTTTGGGATTTTTCCTTATTATGGATTGTTTAATCCGTATCCAAGTGTTCAGGAATTTTTAGACAATGCACAAGCTGGTGGGGTAGTGGAAAAGTATTTAGCTGCTACACAGAACGAGTTTAGTACCAGCAATGCCGCTGGGGTAGGAGAGGATGGGGGCTGGAAATTGTCGGAACTCAATGTTGGGCAAATGGCATTTTACATACAAGATGAATGGAATGCTACTGAGAATTTTAAGCTTACCTATGGTATTAGGGCAGACAGACCCCTATATTTTAATACGTCCAAATTAATTCAGAAATTCATCAATACGGAAAATGGAGCCGTTAGGGATAATTCCGTTCCCTATTTCAACCCCAATACAGGCGATGAGGTTTTTTTAAACTCTACCACGATGCCGACCAATGAGTGGTTAATATCCCCTCGATTAGGATTTAATTGGGATGTGAAAGATGATAGATCTACCCAGTTTAGGGGTGGAACCGGGGTTTTTACCGGTAGGTTGCCCTTTGTTTGGTTGGGGAATCAGGTAAGCGGAGCTGATGATGGCTTTTTTCAAGTAGTGGATCCAGACTTTAAGTTTCCACAAGTTTGGCGGACTAATTTGGGATTGGATAAAAGATTTGGTATCGGTATTATCGGAACGCTTGATGTCTCCTATACCAAGGATATAAACGCTGCTCACGTTCAAAATTGGGGGCTTAGAAATCCTAGCGGAACCTTAAACGCTCCTGGCGACAATAGACCAGTGTATGCAGCGGCCGATAAGGAGAATAATGCCTATGTATTTACCAACTCGGATAAGGGTAGAATCTGGAATGTCGCATTAAAAGCGCAAAAAACCTTTTCTTCCGGATTTTATACCAGTTTGGCCTACAGTTACCTTAATGCAAAGGATGTAAATTCTATTGAAGCCGAGATTACCGGAGATGCCTTCGATTTTAATCCCAATCTAGGGAATGCGAATAAGGATGTATTGGCCTATTCAAAATATGGAGATACCCATCGCTTTATCGGCGTGGCGTCTAGGCAGTTCAAATATGGAGGGGAAACTTGGGCAACTACCCTCTCTACCTTTTTTGAATATGCACAAGGAGGTAGGTATAATTATACGTATGCCGGAAATATTAATGGGGATAGTTCTTCGCAAAACAATGACTTGCTATACATTCCAACCAGTTCCGAAGTGAACCTGATGCAGTTTTCCGGAGTAGGGCAGGCGGAGGCTTTTGAAGCCTATATACAACAGGACAATTATTTAAAGGATCACCGAGGGGAATATATGGAACGTTATGGGGCCCTTGCGCCATGGAGAGGTCGTTGGGATCTAAAATTATTGCAGGATTACAACTTTAAGGTGGCTGGGGATAAAACTAACACTATTCAGTTTAGTATAGATGTGCTCAATGTAGGAAACCTTATAAATTCCGATTGGGGAATAATTCAACAGCCCAATAACATTAGTCCGATAGGGGTAACAGTAGATCCAGGCACCAACACGCCAACCTATACTTTTGATAATACGGTTGTAAAAACCTATGGGTATGATGCCAGCTTGCTTTCTAGATGGCAGGCACAAGTAGGCTTGCGCTATATATTTTAA
- the rplI gene encoding 50S ribosomal protein L9, with protein sequence MELILKEDIQNLGFKDDVVNVKNGFGRNYLIPRGLAAMATPSAKKVLAENLKQRAHKEKKVVDAANKTAETLRQLEIKLTAKTGAGDKLFGSISNIDLAAALEKEGHSIDKKYISILGGVIKRTGPYNAQIRLHRDVIVDFPFEVIAEVKG encoded by the coding sequence ATGGAACTTATATTAAAGGAAGACATACAAAACTTAGGTTTTAAAGATGACGTGGTAAACGTTAAGAATGGCTTTGGTAGAAACTACCTTATCCCACGTGGATTGGCTGCTATGGCTACTCCATCTGCTAAGAAAGTATTGGCGGAAAATTTAAAACAAAGAGCTCATAAGGAAAAGAAAGTTGTTGATGCAGCCAATAAAACTGCGGAGACTTTAAGACAGTTAGAAATTAAGTTAACTGCAAAAACTGGAGCTGGAGATAAATTATTTGGATCTATATCCAATATAGACCTAGCTGCGGCCTTGGAAAAAGAAGGACATTCAATTGATAAGAAATATATATCAATTTTAGGTGGTGTGATTAAAAGAACCGGCCCTTACAATGCCCAAATTAGATTGCATAGAGATGTGATCGTGGACTTTCCATTTGAGGTAATTGCGGAAGTAAAAGGATAG
- the rpsR gene encoding 30S ribosomal protein S18 yields the protein MMASIEQQAKGKKDGEIRYLTPLNIETNTQKKYCRFKKAGIKYVDYKDPDYLFKLVNEQGKLLPRRLTGTSLKYQRKVAVAVKRARHLALMPYVGDLLK from the coding sequence ATTATGGCATCAATAGAACAACAAGCTAAAGGAAAAAAAGATGGGGAGATCAGATATCTTACCCCACTTAATATAGAGACCAATACTCAAAAGAAATATTGTCGATTTAAAAAGGCAGGAATTAAATATGTGGATTATAAAGATCCAGATTATTTGTTCAAGCTGGTAAATGAGCAAGGGAAATTACTTCCAAGAAGACTTACGGGTACTTCCTTGAAATATCAACGTAAAGTGGCCGTAGCGGTTAAGAGAGCACGTCATTTAGCTTTAATGCCATATGTTGGCGATTTATTAAAATAA
- the rpsF gene encoding 30S ribosomal protein S6 — MNNYETVFILNPVLSDTQVEETVKKFEDFLINRGAKMVAKENWGLKKLAYPIQHKKSGFYHLFEFTVEGEVLLPFELEFRRDERIMRFLTVKLDKHAVSWAERRRTKLKAKA; from the coding sequence ATGAACAATTACGAAACTGTTTTCATTTTAAATCCCGTTCTGTCTGATACCCAGGTAGAGGAAACAGTTAAGAAATTCGAGGATTTCTTAATTAACAGAGGAGCCAAAATGGTGGCCAAAGAAAACTGGGGCCTAAAGAAATTGGCCTATCCAATCCAACACAAGAAAAGTGGTTTTTACCATTTGTTCGAGTTTACCGTGGAGGGCGAGGTGTTATTGCCTTTTGAACTAGAATTTAGAAGGGATGAGCGTATTATGCGTTTCCTAACTGTAAAACTAGACAAGCATGCTGTTTCATGGGCAGAGAGAAGAAGAACAAAGTTAAAAGCTAAAGCGTAA
- a CDS encoding LytTR family DNA-binding domain-containing protein, giving the protein MKLKSIIVDDSSMQRMAVAKLVNNHPNLALVAEYSNAIEAKNGIKNNEIDLIFLDVEMPIITGFDLLESLDNSPQVILITGKPDYALKAFEYDVTDYLHKPITLTRFDASVKRAMAKYEQINKVTEDEEHIFVKSNLKKRKVILNEIKWIEALGDYIKLVTDEANIVILSTMKSFEKQLPAEKFLRIHKSYIVNLEKVEKFNSKNVEVSGKQIPLSRNKKTELAEALNNF; this is encoded by the coding sequence ATGAAATTAAAAAGTATAATAGTGGACGATTCGTCCATGCAAAGGATGGCAGTTGCGAAATTGGTTAATAACCATCCAAATCTAGCTTTGGTAGCCGAATATAGTAATGCAATTGAAGCTAAGAATGGCATTAAAAACAACGAAATCGATTTAATCTTCTTAGATGTTGAAATGCCGATTATCACTGGGTTCGATTTATTGGAATCCTTGGATAATAGCCCGCAGGTAATTTTAATTACTGGTAAGCCCGACTATGCTCTTAAAGCGTTTGAATACGACGTAACAGATTATCTCCACAAACCCATAACGCTAACCCGTTTTGATGCTTCTGTTAAAAGAGCTATGGCAAAATATGAGCAGATCAATAAGGTTACAGAAGACGAAGAACATATTTTCGTTAAAAGCAATCTCAAAAAACGAAAGGTTATCCTTAACGAGATAAAGTGGATAGAGGCCTTGGGCGACTATATTAAGTTGGTTACCGATGAAGCCAATATCGTAATTTTATCTACCATGAAATCTTTTGAAAAACAATTGCCAGCAGAAAAGTTTTTAAGGATTCACAAATCCTATATCGTCAATTTGGAAAAGGTAGAGAAGTTTAACAGTAAAAATGTAGAAGTAAGTGGAAAACAAATACCTCTAAGCAGAAATAAAAAAACAGAATTAGCGGAAGCACTCAATAATTTTTGA